The uncultured Hyphomonas sp. genome includes a window with the following:
- a CDS encoding sugar phosphate nucleotidyltransferase, with amino-acid sequence MSNDTGRTAVILAGGLGSRLRPYTVVLPKPLMPVGDSPILEVIIKQLAQKGFSRIILAVNHQADILRAYFGDGSQLGVSIEYSLETKPLGTMGPLHLMKDLPENFIVMNGDILCDLDFGDFFASHADEDRLFTIAASKREQLIDYGVLGCEEDHLVSFTEKPRTPYLVSMGVYCLSRRVLDFIPEDQAYGFDQLMLRFLDEKRDVSVQTHEGYWLDIGRPDDYFRAVDEWPELSEKLGL; translated from the coding sequence ATGAGCAACGACACCGGCCGCACAGCCGTCATTCTGGCGGGGGGCCTCGGATCGCGGCTGCGCCCATATACGGTCGTGCTGCCGAAACCCCTCATGCCGGTCGGCGACTCCCCGATCCTTGAAGTCATCATCAAGCAGCTGGCCCAGAAGGGTTTCAGCCGCATCATCCTGGCGGTGAACCACCAGGCCGACATCCTGCGCGCTTATTTCGGCGATGGCAGCCAGCTCGGCGTCAGCATCGAATACTCCCTGGAGACCAAGCCGCTCGGCACCATGGGCCCGCTTCACCTGATGAAGGATTTGCCGGAGAATTTCATCGTCATGAATGGCGACATTCTCTGCGACCTCGATTTCGGCGACTTCTTTGCGAGCCATGCCGACGAAGACCGCCTTTTCACCATCGCCGCGTCCAAGCGCGAACAGCTGATCGATTATGGTGTGCTTGGCTGCGAGGAAGACCATCTTGTCTCCTTCACCGAGAAGCCGCGCACGCCTTATCTCGTCTCAATGGGCGTCTACTGCCTCAGCCGCCGTGTGCTGGACTTCATCCCCGAAGATCAGGCCTATGGCTTTGACCAGCTGATGCTCCGCTTCCTGGACGAAAAGCGCGATGTCAGCGTCCAGACGCATGAAGGCTACTGGCTCGATATCGGCCGGCCGGACGACTACTTCCGCGCCGTCGACGAATGGCCCGAACTGAGCGAAAAGCTGGGACTCTGA
- a CDS encoding NAD(P)-dependent oxidoreductase gives MKILITGGAGYIGSTMVPRLLEQGHEVTVLDTFERGTTELAAVCANENFTPVKGDARDTRLLDELVPQADVLIPLAALVGAPLCKLDPIAAKTLNQEAVVDLVKRTSKDQKVVFPVTNSGYGIGESGKFCTEESPLNPISLYGITKVEAEKAVLDNGNGVTLRLATVFGMAPRMRLDLLVNDFTWRAVTDRAVVIFEGHFKRNYIHVRDVVKGFEHAIENFDTMRGEAYNLGLSDANLSKIELCQKIQKHVPSFVYLEAPIGEDPDKRDYIVSNEKVEATGWRPDWSLDRGIAELLRGYKMIRNSRYSNV, from the coding sequence ATGAAAATTCTGATTACAGGCGGCGCGGGTTATATCGGCTCGACCATGGTACCGCGTCTGCTGGAGCAGGGGCATGAAGTGACCGTGCTCGACACGTTCGAACGTGGCACAACCGAACTGGCCGCGGTTTGCGCGAACGAAAATTTCACCCCGGTCAAAGGCGACGCGCGCGACACACGCCTGCTGGATGAACTGGTGCCGCAGGCCGATGTCCTGATCCCGCTGGCTGCCCTTGTTGGCGCACCGCTCTGCAAGCTGGACCCGATTGCGGCAAAGACCCTCAATCAGGAAGCGGTCGTAGATCTGGTCAAGCGAACCTCCAAGGACCAAAAAGTGGTCTTCCCGGTCACCAATTCCGGCTATGGCATCGGGGAAAGCGGCAAGTTCTGCACCGAGGAAAGCCCGCTGAACCCGATCTCCCTTTACGGCATCACCAAGGTGGAAGCCGAGAAGGCCGTGCTCGACAATGGAAATGGCGTGACGCTGCGTCTGGCCACCGTGTTCGGCATGGCCCCGCGCATGCGCCTCGACCTGCTGGTCAATGACTTCACCTGGCGCGCCGTGACCGACCGGGCCGTCGTCATCTTCGAAGGCCACTTCAAGCGCAACTACATTCATGTCCGCGACGTGGTGAAAGGTTTTGAGCACGCCATCGAGAATTTCGACACGATGCGCGGTGAAGCCTACAATCTCGGTCTGTCGGATGCGAACCTGTCCAAGATCGAGCTTTGCCAGAAGATCCAGAAACACGTGCCGAGTTTTGTCTATCTCGAAGCGCCGATTGGCGAAGACCCTGACAAACGCGATTACATCGTGTCCAATGAGAAAGTGGAAGCGACCGGCTGGCGTCCGGACTGGTCGCTGGATCGCGGCATCGCCGAGCTTCTGCGCGGTTACAAGATGATCCGTAACTCCCGCTACTCGAACGTCTAA
- a CDS encoding DegT/DnrJ/EryC1/StrS family aminotransferase: MIEVDVSAQTAAMSCAQGDALFAGLEKALDNGRGFVFVTDAAGKLAGYADLAMMREAFMKGGHLSGQTVGDVAAPWGTATETLGVEPVLDGEGRLSGIDESGPQPFLPVSEPDLTHREMRNAFDAFLSTWISSTGDYIRRFEREFAEKMGMAHGVATSNGTVSLHLAMATLGIGEGDEVIVPDLTFAASINTVMHVGARPVLVDVDRDTWCLSAEAVEQAITPRTRAIMPVHVFGRPSQMTEIVELAQARGLYIIEDCAEAHGAKYDGQPIGSFSDISSFSFFANKIITTGEGGICLTNDADIATRMRMLRDHGMRPERRYWHEEPGFNFRMTNMQAAIGCAQIERMDELLAMRADVYDRYVKALSGIPGVSFPPAMDQRAQPVTWFACAQVPEDKRADLIAACKAANIDLRPFFHGLSSMPAYRQYARKCPNSTWLSRTGVNLPTSRRVDDAMVARIADVFESVLGKKA, translated from the coding sequence ATGATTGAGGTTGATGTGTCTGCACAAACGGCTGCCATGAGCTGCGCGCAAGGCGATGCTTTGTTCGCCGGGCTTGAAAAGGCATTGGACAATGGACGGGGCTTCGTCTTCGTCACCGATGCGGCCGGCAAGCTGGCCGGCTATGCTGACCTCGCGATGATGCGGGAAGCCTTCATGAAAGGCGGCCATCTTTCTGGCCAGACGGTTGGCGATGTCGCAGCGCCCTGGGGCACGGCGACAGAAACGCTGGGTGTGGAACCCGTTCTGGACGGCGAAGGCCGTCTCAGCGGGATCGACGAATCTGGCCCGCAACCTTTCCTGCCGGTGTCCGAACCGGACCTGACACACCGCGAAATGCGCAACGCATTTGATGCGTTCCTGTCGACCTGGATCTCCTCGACAGGCGATTACATCCGCCGCTTCGAACGGGAGTTCGCCGAAAAGATGGGCATGGCCCATGGCGTGGCGACCTCGAACGGAACGGTTTCGCTGCATCTCGCCATGGCGACGCTGGGGATCGGGGAGGGGGACGAAGTGATCGTTCCGGACCTGACCTTCGCAGCGTCGATCAATACGGTGATGCATGTCGGCGCCCGGCCCGTCCTGGTCGATGTCGACCGGGATACCTGGTGTCTCTCCGCAGAAGCTGTCGAGCAGGCGATCACACCACGCACGCGCGCGATCATGCCGGTGCACGTCTTCGGCCGCCCGTCGCAGATGACGGAAATCGTTGAACTGGCACAAGCCCGCGGGCTCTACATTATCGAAGATTGTGCCGAGGCGCATGGCGCGAAATATGACGGCCAGCCGATCGGGTCCTTCTCGGATATTTCGAGCTTCTCCTTCTTTGCCAACAAGATCATTACCACTGGTGAAGGCGGCATCTGCCTGACCAATGATGCGGATATTGCCACACGCATGCGCATGCTGCGCGACCATGGTATGCGGCCGGAGCGCCGTTACTGGCACGAAGAGCCAGGCTTCAATTTCCGCATGACCAATATGCAGGCCGCCATCGGGTGCGCCCAGATTGAGCGGATGGATGAATTGCTGGCGATGCGCGCGGATGTGTATGACCGCTATGTCAAAGCGCTGTCCGGCATTCCGGGCGTGTCTTTCCCGCCTGCCATGGATCAGCGCGCTCAGCCGGTGACCTGGTTTGCCTGTGCGCAGGTGCCGGAAGACAAGCGCGCCGACCTGATTGCTGCCTGCAAGGCGGCCAATATCGACCTGCGGCCTTTCTTCCATGGCTTGTCATCCATGCCGGCCTATCGTCAGTATGCCCGCAAATGCCCGAACAGCACCTGGCTGTCCCGGACGGGCGTCAATCTGCCAACCTCGCGCCGTGTGGACGATGCCATGGTGGCCCGGATTGCGGACGTGTTCGAAAGCGTGCTGGGCAAGAAAGCCTAG
- a CDS encoding glycosyltransferase family 2 protein gives MLSIDVVCPVFREEAAIETFHKALIEATQPLYGEYKFRYIYVVDPSPPDRSAEILQGIAEKTDDVTVLVMSRRFGHQAALIAGIDETRGDAVIMLDSDMQHPPSLIPKLIEEWRGGSEIVQTLRHDDQKISFGKRVTSRMFYGVFERMTGIDLNAGSADFRLLSRKVADVFRTQFREHNPFFRGLVTWVGYRISYVSFVPEKRFAGQSNYSLAALILFATNGIFSFSKLPLRVCIWLGLIFATFSALSGAYYLTVYLFFEDIVVPGWASLFALGAFGLSMNLFFLGVLGEYVGLIFDEVKNRPRYLVGDKFGANADADAGARKETVS, from the coding sequence ATGTTGAGTATTGATGTCGTCTGCCCGGTCTTCCGCGAGGAAGCGGCAATCGAAACCTTCCACAAAGCGCTGATCGAAGCGACCCAGCCGCTCTATGGCGAGTACAAATTCCGCTACATCTATGTCGTTGACCCGTCCCCGCCGGACCGCAGTGCGGAAATCCTTCAGGGCATCGCCGAGAAGACAGACGATGTCACCGTGTTGGTGATGTCCCGCCGCTTCGGCCACCAGGCGGCCCTGATTGCCGGCATCGACGAGACGCGCGGCGACGCCGTCATCATGCTGGACAGCGACATGCAGCACCCGCCCTCGCTGATCCCGAAACTGATCGAGGAATGGCGCGGCGGCTCCGAAATCGTCCAGACGCTCCGCCATGACGATCAGAAAATCTCCTTCGGCAAGCGCGTCACCTCGCGCATGTTCTATGGCGTGTTCGAACGCATGACCGGGATCGACCTGAACGCCGGGTCGGCCGATTTCCGCCTCCTGTCCCGCAAAGTCGCCGATGTATTCCGGACCCAGTTCCGCGAACACAACCCGTTCTTCCGCGGTCTCGTCACCTGGGTGGGCTATCGCATCTCTTACGTTTCCTTCGTCCCGGAGAAACGCTTTGCAGGCCAGTCGAACTATTCCCTCGCCGCGCTGATCCTGTTTGCGACGAATGGCATCTTTTCCTTCTCGAAGCTGCCTTTGCGCGTCTGCATCTGGCTTGGCCTGATCTTCGCCACTTTCAGCGCGCTGTCCGGCGCTTACTACCTCACCGTCTACCTCTTCTTCGAAGACATCGTCGTACCCGGCTGGGCGTCGCTGTTCGCGCTCGGCGCCTTCGGCCTGTCGATGAACCTCTTCTTCCTCGGCGTGCTCGGCGAATATGTCGGCCTAATCTTCGACGAAGTGAAAAACCGTCCGCGTTACCTCGTCGGCGACAAGTTCGGCGCCAATGCAGACGCTGACGCCGGTGCCCGCAAGGAGACCGTATCGTGA
- a CDS encoding NAD(P)-dependent oxidoreductase has translation MPATDPIAKRPLPGRIVVTGETGFVGRRLTARLQASGVEVKGFSRSTGGDLLSGELPLEGAGHVFHLGALSFVPDSWNDPATYHLVNTHGTVRVLDQCRKAGVPMTFISTFVYGAGAPVPVSEDFPPAPANPYAWSKLAAEDACRFFAKNFGLDVTVLRLFNAFGPGQKDSFLIPTIARQAVDPSVKEIVVADLAPRRDFVHVDDVVDAMISTIGMSGGGTYNVGSGKSHSVGDVIAALLKAAGTDKPYSDRGERRENEVMDVVADISALTAATGWRPQVEFENGMKSVIEALSPC, from the coding sequence GTGCCGGCAACTGACCCGATCGCGAAACGCCCCCTCCCCGGCCGCATTGTTGTGACCGGGGAAACCGGTTTTGTAGGACGCCGTCTGACGGCGCGCCTGCAGGCATCGGGCGTTGAGGTGAAAGGCTTCTCCCGCTCCACCGGCGGCGACCTGCTGTCCGGCGAGCTGCCGCTCGAAGGCGCCGGCCACGTCTTCCATCTGGGCGCACTCTCCTTCGTGCCGGACAGCTGGAATGATCCTGCCACCTATCATCTCGTGAACACGCACGGCACCGTGCGCGTGCTGGACCAGTGCCGCAAAGCGGGCGTGCCGATGACCTTCATCAGCACTTTCGTCTATGGCGCCGGTGCCCCGGTGCCGGTGTCGGAAGATTTCCCGCCTGCCCCGGCCAATCCCTATGCCTGGTCGAAGCTTGCCGCGGAGGACGCCTGCCGTTTCTTCGCGAAAAATTTTGGCCTGGACGTGACCGTGCTGCGCCTCTTCAACGCGTTCGGTCCCGGCCAGAAGGACTCCTTCCTGATACCAACGATTGCCCGCCAGGCAGTTGACCCGTCGGTGAAGGAAATCGTCGTGGCGGACCTCGCCCCGCGCCGGGATTTCGTCCATGTGGACGATGTGGTGGACGCGATGATCAGCACAATCGGCATGTCCGGCGGCGGCACGTACAATGTCGGCTCCGGCAAGTCCCATTCTGTGGGCGACGTGATCGCCGCCTTGCTGAAGGCGGCCGGCACGGACAAGCCCTATTCGGACCGCGGCGAACGCCGCGAAAATGAAGTCATGGATGTCGTAGCAGACATCTCCGCCCTGACGGCTGCCACAGGCTGGCGTCCGCAGGTCGAATTTGAAAACGGTATGAAATCGGTGATCGAGGCCCTAAGCCCATGTTGA
- a CDS encoding acyltransferase family protein — protein MNADATRNPVHQDPGAKPGYRADVDGLRAVAVVAVLFFHAGWSRFSGGFAGVDVFFVISGFVIALSLFRDLDSGRFSLSGFFARRALRILPALTVVLLGTLLVSLVMVPPVYFQPFADSLIAASLFFSNVHFWQTSSYFNNDMPFRPLLHTWSLGVEEQFYLAAPVLLLLIQRFLAGRWRLVVTLCLIASFGVNLYAIRHGHLDAAFYLPFTRAWEFLLGVLIALLPRPGLPRGWNELGTLAGLAMIAGSVLLFGPGTPFPGVAALGPCLGAGLVIWFGKPAGEGSVPLVSRVLALKPVVWTGRISYSLYLVHWPVLVLAPFLMMRRLTLPETFAALGLCILLAWLVYRFVETPMRQIRWRTPAVLVAALVCATGTAAAGWAGAKVNARLFADQPAYQRVPDFHAAEQAWRVGTCLLRDRQSWTDWQAGACTIGDGEAPPVLLFGDSFAAHYVPGLVRKGGTNGAPVIEYAMEGCPPTLAPDSPGTPACQAFRAQAVELATRLGADHVIVAGSWLEYGPGISMQADSTLTAFKAAGIEVTLVGQSPNFHIPPYMILARTVPPEAQQASLPLSAEARAMNARLARLAARNGAAFIDPAALLCPGGICPVRLAGEDLYLDYGHFTQAGSIEAAGAVFPDRIP, from the coding sequence ATGAACGCTGATGCCACTCGTAATCCGGTCCATCAGGACCCCGGTGCAAAACCGGGCTACCGGGCAGATGTGGACGGGCTGCGCGCCGTCGCTGTGGTGGCGGTCCTCTTCTTTCATGCGGGATGGAGCCGGTTTTCCGGCGGGTTTGCCGGGGTCGACGTGTTTTTCGTCATTTCCGGTTTCGTGATTGCGCTCAGCCTGTTCCGGGACCTGGATTCCGGGCGTTTCTCGCTGAGCGGCTTCTTTGCCCGGCGGGCGCTTCGCATCCTGCCGGCACTGACGGTGGTCCTGCTGGGCACATTGCTGGTCAGCCTCGTGATGGTACCGCCGGTCTATTTCCAGCCTTTCGCGGATAGTCTGATCGCGGCATCGCTGTTCTTTTCGAACGTGCATTTCTGGCAGACCAGTTCCTACTTCAACAATGACATGCCGTTCCGGCCGCTGCTGCACACCTGGTCGCTGGGGGTGGAGGAGCAGTTCTATCTGGCTGCGCCGGTGTTGTTGCTGCTGATCCAGCGATTTCTGGCCGGGCGCTGGCGGCTGGTGGTGACGCTCTGCCTGATCGCCTCATTCGGCGTGAACCTTTATGCCATTCGCCACGGCCATCTGGACGCTGCCTTCTATCTGCCTTTTACGCGGGCCTGGGAATTCCTGCTGGGGGTGCTGATTGCGCTCTTGCCGCGGCCGGGCCTGCCGCGCGGCTGGAACGAGCTGGGCACGCTGGCGGGCCTCGCGATGATCGCCGGATCTGTGCTTCTGTTCGGGCCAGGCACGCCGTTTCCGGGCGTTGCCGCACTCGGGCCCTGCCTTGGGGCCGGGCTGGTGATCTGGTTCGGCAAACCGGCGGGAGAAGGGAGCGTCCCGCTCGTGTCGCGCGTTCTGGCGCTGAAACCCGTCGTCTGGACCGGGCGGATTTCCTATTCGCTCTACCTTGTGCACTGGCCGGTGCTGGTGCTGGCGCCCTTTCTGATGATGCGCCGGCTCACCCTGCCGGAGACATTCGCTGCGCTTGGCCTCTGCATCCTGCTCGCCTGGCTGGTTTACCGCTTTGTCGAGACGCCGATGCGGCAGATCCGCTGGAGAACCCCCGCTGTGCTGGTGGCTGCATTGGTCTGCGCGACTGGCACGGCGGCGGCCGGATGGGCTGGCGCGAAGGTCAATGCCCGCCTGTTCGCTGATCAGCCCGCTTATCAGCGCGTGCCGGACTTTCACGCCGCCGAACAGGCCTGGCGCGTTGGCACCTGCCTCCTGCGCGACCGTCAGAGCTGGACGGACTGGCAGGCCGGCGCCTGCACGATCGGTGACGGCGAAGCGCCGCCCGTCCTGTTGTTCGGCGACTCCTTTGCGGCACATTATGTTCCGGGCCTTGTCCGGAAAGGCGGGACGAACGGGGCGCCGGTCATTGAATACGCGATGGAGGGATGCCCGCCGACATTGGCGCCGGACAGTCCCGGTACGCCAGCCTGCCAGGCCTTCCGCGCTCAGGCTGTCGAACTGGCGACCCGCCTCGGCGCGGACCATGTGATCGTCGCGGGCAGCTGGCTGGAATATGGCCCCGGCATTTCCATGCAGGCAGACAGTACATTAACCGCCTTCAAGGCTGCAGGTATTGAGGTGACGCTGGTCGGCCAGTCGCCGAATTTCCATATTCCCCCTTACATGATCCTCGCCCGGACGGTGCCGCCGGAAGCGCAGCAGGCGAGCCTGCCGCTCAGCGCAGAGGCCAGGGCGATGAACGCAAGACTGGCGCGTCTCGCTGCGCGAAACGGGGCGGCATTCATCGACCCGGCCGCCTTGCTCTGCCCGGGTGGCATTTGTCCGGTCCGCCTGGCAGGGGAGGATCTTTATCTCGATTATGGCCATTTCACACAGGCAGGCTCCATCGAGGCGGCTGGCGCTGTGTTCCCGGATCGGATTCCCTGA
- a CDS encoding glycosyltransferase family 1 protein, producing the protein MKVGIIVDVEPGIHGGIATALRSLITALGQLEGPETYVLIVENQTQVDWLSPLAANQRFEMRPASSGNPVRDLLRSVKGMANKALGRDGRVGWPQVPISDGWLESLGLDVLHQPTQGFIYCAIPTVYNPHDLQHLHYPQFFDLADLTWRETIYRAACRTSHAIIVNSQWIKDDVVAQFAVSPDKVQIIPEAAPTQLLAEVSDEGKAETRAKYALPERYIFYPNNTWPHKNHLRLFEAMAWLRDNKGVTVPLVSTGARHEPSREALDNRVRELGLESQVQFLGFVSNEELRAIYQMARCLVVPSLFEANSLPIFEAWAEGIPVASSNVTALPEQVGDAGLLFDPMDPQDMAGVIERLFTDDALCADLIAKGKVRLSDFDFLRTARANRATYRRAAGRNLDAEDAALLAHDWMRYPIRD; encoded by the coding sequence TTGAAGGTTGGCATCATTGTAGACGTCGAACCCGGCATTCATGGCGGCATCGCGACGGCCCTGCGCAGTCTCATCACGGCACTGGGGCAGCTGGAGGGGCCGGAGACCTATGTCCTGATCGTCGAAAACCAGACCCAGGTGGACTGGCTGAGCCCGCTCGCCGCCAACCAGCGGTTCGAAATGCGCCCCGCCTCTTCCGGCAATCCTGTGCGTGACCTGCTGCGCAGCGTGAAGGGCATGGCCAACAAGGCGCTTGGCCGGGATGGCAGGGTCGGCTGGCCTCAGGTGCCGATCTCGGACGGCTGGCTGGAAAGCCTCGGCCTCGACGTGCTGCACCAACCGACACAGGGTTTCATCTATTGCGCCATTCCGACCGTCTATAATCCGCACGATCTGCAGCACCTGCACTATCCGCAATTCTTTGATCTTGCAGACCTCACCTGGCGCGAGACGATTTATCGCGCGGCCTGCCGGACATCGCATGCGATCATCGTGAACTCTCAATGGATCAAGGATGACGTCGTCGCACAGTTCGCGGTCAGCCCGGACAAGGTGCAGATCATCCCGGAAGCGGCGCCGACCCAATTGCTCGCTGAAGTATCGGACGAAGGCAAAGCCGAAACCCGCGCGAAATACGCTCTGCCGGAACGCTATATCTTTTATCCGAACAATACCTGGCCGCACAAAAACCACCTCCGCCTGTTCGAGGCGATGGCCTGGCTACGCGACAACAAGGGCGTCACCGTACCGCTCGTTTCCACCGGCGCCCGGCATGAGCCAAGCCGCGAAGCGCTGGACAACCGGGTGCGCGAACTCGGCCTTGAGAGCCAGGTTCAGTTCCTGGGCTTCGTCTCCAATGAGGAGCTCCGCGCGATCTATCAGATGGCCCGGTGCCTCGTCGTGCCGAGCCTCTTCGAAGCCAACAGCCTGCCAATCTTCGAGGCGTGGGCCGAAGGCATTCCCGTGGCAAGTTCGAACGTCACCGCCCTGCCGGAACAGGTCGGCGATGCCGGCCTGCTGTTCGACCCGATGGACCCGCAGGACATGGCCGGTGTCATCGAACGCCTCTTCACGGACGACGCGCTGTGCGCCGACCTCATCGCCAAGGGCAAGGTCCGCCTGTCGGATTTCGACTTCCTGCGTACCGCCCGTGCCAACCGCGCCACCTATCGCCGGGCCGCAGGCCGTAATCTCGATGCTGAAGATGCAGCGCTGCTCGCCCATGACTGGATGCGCTATCCAATCCGCGACTAG